Genomic window (Candidatus Dadabacteria bacterium):
AGCGGGGCTGCGCTTTTACCGATTACAACATTTCCAACTACAGGGGCAAGGTTATAAACAGCTACACGATTGATTCCGTGGTTGAGAAGTACGGTCCCATAATAAGCATCTACCGGCCCGATCTGATAGACATACTCCTAGGGGCGGTAAGCGATGATTCGATCAGGATGAACACCACGGTCGTTTCCCTCGAGGACACCGCGGACGGAGTCGAGACGGTATTCAGCGACGGAAGCACGGGGACCTATGATCTCGTTATAGGATGTGACGGGATAAGGTCAGGAGTCAGAAAGGATGTCTTCGGCGACATACCGCTTCGCTACAGCGGCATGTCCGGGTGGGGCTTCTGGGTCAACCCGGACCTCTGCAAAAGCGAAGGGATCATAGAGTACTGGGGGAAGGGGAAATTTCTCGGGATGTGGCCGACGCGTGGACGTCTTGCCGTTTTCACCAGCGTGAGGAGAGAGTCCGGCGTCCGGGACAGCGTTGATACGAGAATAGAGAGCATCCGGCGGAGTTTCGCCGAGTTCGGAGGCGTGGTGCCGGAAATCCTGCGCAGTCTCGATGACCCCCGCGATATTTACTATGACGAATACAACGACCTCAGAATGGATAGCTGGTCGCGGGGAAGGGTGGTGCTTGCCGGAGACTCGGT
Coding sequences:
- a CDS encoding NAD(P)/FAD-dependent oxidoreductase, with translation MNRVENAPMSSNGRVRYGPGMRVLIVGAGVAGLTLCGLLEQRGFRPTLVERAPRFGDVGYVIVVWPSGSRILKGLGLYELLRERGCAFTDYNISNYRGKVINSYTIDSVVEKYGPIISIYRPDLIDILLGAVSDDSIRMNTTVVSLEDTADGVETVFSDGSTGTYDLVIGCDGIRSGVRKDVFGDIPLRYSGMSGWGFWVNPDLCKSEGIIEYWGKGKFLGMWPTRGRLAVFTSVRRESGVRDSVDTRIESIRRSFAEFGGVVPEILRSLDDPRDIYYDEYNDLRMDSWSRGRVVLAGDSVHAILPNAGAGVSMAMESAAVLAEELCRTDSVNLAHAFWQYESRRKGRVNKVQNQSRIMGKFIYTESGVLSSIRDYIVRVYSSRQLFRYWDNMLKDTL